In the genome of Aspergillus luchuensis IFO 4308 DNA, chromosome 2, nearly complete sequence, one region contains:
- the ARC2 gene encoding actin-related protein 2/3 complex subunit 2 (BUSCO:EOG09263EQZ;~COG:Z;~EggNog:ENOG410PFCE;~InterPro:IPR007188,IPR034666;~PFAM:PF04045;~go_component: GO:0005885 - Arp2/3 protein complex [Evidence IEA];~go_component: GO:0015629 - actin cytoskeleton [Evidence IEA];~go_process: GO:0030041 - actin filament polymerization [Evidence IEA];~go_process: GO:0030833 - regulation of actin filament polymerization [Evidence IEA];~go_process: GO:0034314 - Arp2/3 complex-mediated actin nucleation [Evidence IEA]) translates to MLLLDYHNVLIHSLLTERFSGAPPVSIDQIVSDFDGVTFHLSTPEFKTKILISINVKCFRELVQYGAQEVLEREYGPYIVTPEPGYDFSVLIDLENLPAEQEAKDELIMRLALMKRNAMAAPFERAFDEFAELAEEASKYTSETAPQGVEEGGEVMAIHYREEEAIYIKASHDRVTVIFSTVFREETDRIFGKVFLQEFVDARRRVLTLQNAPQVLFRNDCPLELAGVPGIQNGNDGSISYVTFVLFPRHLTPQRRYENISHIQIFRDYFHYHIKASKAYIHTRMRKRTADFLQVLNRARPENEERERKTASGRTFRVQG, encoded by the exons ATGCTTTTGCTAGACTACCACAACGtcctcatccactccctcctgACGGAGCGGTTCTCTGG TGCCCCGCCCGTGTCAATCGACCAGATCGTTTCCGACTTTGACGGAGTGACCTTCCACCTGTCTACGCCAGAATTTAAAACCAAgatcctcatctccatcaacgtGAAATGCTTCCGGGAGCTTGTCCAGTACGGTGCCCAGGAGGTGCTGGAAAGGGAATACGGCCCCTACATTGTCACCCCGGAGCCCGGCTATGACTTCTCCGTCCTGATCGATCTAGAGAATCTACCCGCCGAGCAGGAGGCGAAGGATGAACTCATCATGCGCCTGGCGCTGATGAAGCGCAACGCCATGGCCGCCCCCTTCGAGAGAGCATTCGATGAGTTCGCTGAGCTGGCCGAAGAGGCTTCGAAATACACGAGCGAGACTGCGCCCCAGGGagttgaggaaggaggagaggttaTGGCCATTCACTATCGAGAGGAGGAAGCGATTTACATTAAAGCCAGCCATGATCGTGTCACGGTGATCTTCAGCACAGTGTTCCGGGAGGAGACAGATCGCATCTTTGGCAAGGTGTTCCTGCAGGAATTCGTCGATGCCAGACGCCGTGTCCTTACCCTGCAGAATGCCCCTCAAGTACTCTTCCGAAACGACTGTCCCCTGGAGCTGGCTGGTGTGCCTGGCATCCAGAACGGTAACGACGGTAGTATCAGCTATGTCACTTTCG TCCTGTTCCCTCGCCACCTGACCCCACAGCGACGCTATGAGAACATTTCCCACATCCAGATTTTCCGTGATTACTTCCATTACCACATCAAAGCATCGAAG GCATACATTCACACTAGGATGCGCAAGAGGACCGCGGACTTCCTCCAAG TTCTCAACCGGGCGCGGCCCGAGAACGAGGAGCGAGAAAGGAAGACGGCCAGTGGCCGTACTTTCAGGGTTCAGGGATAG